In Malania oleifera isolate guangnan ecotype guangnan chromosome 8, ASM2987363v1, whole genome shotgun sequence, a single window of DNA contains:
- the LOC131163133 gene encoding cytochrome P450 CYP82D47-like, translating into MGSKLRGRFLQLWIQKSRALKGKLQPPEAAGAWPIIGHLHRFNGSSQLPHIALGAMAEKHGPTFTIRLGVHRALVINTWEMAKECFTTNDITVSSRIKFLATEQLTYNYAMFGFSPYGTYWRELRKISSIELLSNRRLELLKHVRALEVKTSIKELYEIWTKRKSESCHRIQVEMKQWFGDLTLNIVVRMVAGKRYFGALGSKEKEAQRFQKALRDFFRLMGLFVVGDAVPCLGWLDMGGDRKTMKKTAEELDSILEGWLEEHHQKKEFAKADGEQDFMDVMLSILEDRTLAGYDACTINKGTCLSMILGGSDTTMVVLTWALSLLLNNPHALKKAQDELDIHVGRERRVDEADISKLVYLQAITKETLRLYPPAPLGGPREFAEDCTIGDYHVKRGTWLMMNLWKIQRDSRVWADPSEFQPERFLTIHKDVDVKGQHFELLPFGAGRRACPGISFGLVVVNLTLASLLQAFDIWSPANGPIDMSETYGMTSVKTTPLEVILAPRLPPTLYEY; encoded by the exons ATGGGATCAAAGTTGCGGGGTAGATTCCTACAATTGTGGATACAG AAATCTAGAGCTCTCAAGGGCAAATTGCAACCCCCTGAAGCCGCAGGCGCATGGCCTATAATCGGCCACCTCCATCGCTTTAATGGTTCTTCCCAACTTCCCCACATCGCATTGGGAGCCATGGCTGAAAAGCATGGGCCAACCTTCACTATCCGACTAGGGGTGCATCGAGCCTTGGTGATTAATACTTGGGAAATGGCAAAGGAATGCTTCACTACCAACGACATTACTGTCTCCTCCCGCATCAAATTTTTGGCCACAGAACAATTGACCTATAACTATGCCATGTTTGGTTTTTCTCCATACGGCACATATTGGCGTGAATTAAGGAAGATTTCTTCAATTGAGCTTCTTTCCAATCGCCGCCTTGAGTTGCTCAAGCATGTTCGAGCATTGGAAGTTAAGACCTCCATAAAAGAACTCTACGAAATTTGGACCAAGCGAAAAAGTGAGTCATGTCATCGTATTCAAGTCGAAATGAAGCAGTGGTTTGGGGACTTGACTCTCAATATAGTGGTAAGGATGGTCGCGGGAAAGCGATACTTTGGTGCCTTAGGGAGTAAGGAGAAGGAGGCACAACGGTTCCAGAAGGCATTGAGGGATTTCTTTCGATTGATGGGTCTCTTTGTCGTGGGGGATGCAGTACCTTGCTTGGGTTGGCTTGACATGGGAGGAGATAGAAAGACCATGAAGAAAACTGCGGAGGAGTTGGACTCCATTCTTGAGGGATGGTTAGAGGAGCATCATCAAAAGAAAGAGTTCGCTAAGGCTGATGGTGAACAAGACTTCATGGATGTTATGCTATCCATTCTCGAGGATAGAACCCTTGCGGGCTATGACGCTTGTACCATCAACAAAGGCACTTGCTTG TCTATGATTTTGGGAGGGAGCGACACCACCATGGTTGTCCTGACCTGGGCATTGTCCTTGTTACTCAACAATCCTCACGCATTGAAAAAGGCTCAAGATGAGTTGGATATCCATGTTGGTAGGGAAAGACGTGTGGATGAAGCAGACATTAGCAAACTGGTTTACCTCCAAGCCATCACCAAAGAAACACTGCGTTTGTACCCACCGGCACCCCTCGGTGGACCGCGTGAGTTCGCCGAGGATTGCACCATCGGAGACTACCATGTTAAGCGAGGCACTTGGCTCATGATGAACCTTTGGAAGATCCAACGGGATTCACGAGTATGGGCAGACCCTTCAGAGTTTCAGCCGGAAAGATTTCTTACCATTCACAAGGATGTTGATGTTAAGGGCCAGCATTTTGAGTTGTTGCCGTTCGGCGCCGGTAGAAGAGCTTGTCCGGGAATATCGTTTGGCCTCGTAGTTGTAAATTTGACCCTGGCAAGTTTGCTACAGGCTTTTGATATTTGGAGTCCTGCCAATGGCCCAATTGATATGAGCGAGACTTATGGGATGACTAGTGTCAAAACCACTCCACTCGAGGTCATTCTCGCTCCGCGCTTGCCGCCTACTCTATATGAATATTGA